Within Dreissena polymorpha isolate Duluth1 chromosome 13, UMN_Dpol_1.0, whole genome shotgun sequence, the genomic segment CAAATATCAATCACAATTGTTCctgtttgtgtgttgttgtttgcgCATCGCCGATTTGAGTTTATTTAATTTCAGTTTATCAGTCACCAGTCACcgcttattaaataaaatcagTCACCGGTTTTTAATAGAACCGGGCAACGATAACGACGCGATTTCTATTTAGAGAATGATTTACCGTTTTTGTCTGTTCCGTTTCTTACCTGTTACTGGACGGAGTGAAGTATCCAGCACCGGACCATCGTCTGTTGATTGCATTCACTTTGGACGGTAGAAGGGTCGGTACGGGGACGCCGGTATACGCGGTGGGGTAACCAGACATCGATATCCCTGAAAGGGAATTTCGAAACGAATAACTCCAAGCACTAAGGCAATAAACTTGATTCAGAATACATAAGATAAGTTTATCcaccatcatcatgatcatcaccatcatgatcagcatagtcatcatcatcatcatcatcatcatcatcatcatcatcatcatcatcatcatcatcatcatcaacaaaacaATCACCATTACCATTGCTGATTATTTCCGTGGCGTCACCGTAGAGGTCAACGTCCTCTTCGTTATCATCACCACTACCACTAACACCataataatttttgaaaacaGTATCACGCCCACTCAGTGAAAGGGTGTGACGGTCGGAGAAGCGTGAAATTTGTTAGACCGTGATGGCGGTACGACAAACCGGAATTCTTACGGTTCTCACAATACCCCCGTTGAAAATCAGACAGAAAGGCATAATATCGATTGAAAGACCCTCTGTAGATGTACAATATCAGCTGatgaaaataaattcataagcgttgtaattttagatttttttaaataattgttatatttatCTTTCCAGACGACCTAGTCGTCTTTGCTCCCGCTTTACCACCACCAGCAACACAATCATATCGCCGTTTTCATAAAATCACCATGACACTGTGTTTAACAATGCGACGGTCGGTTCACTCACCTGACGGATGTGACGGCCGATCCCTTCGATCCTTCCAGGCGACCCAGTCGTCCTCGCTCTCGAAGTAGATGGCGTCACGGCGCGCCTCCCGCGGCAGCGTCCGGTACTCGTGTTGCTGGATCCATCTGAAGACCAGAAGAGCGTTTAAATGAGcattgttctggaaaaactgggcttgatgcgcgtgcgtaaagtgtcgtcccagactatcTCGCggagtccgcacagactaatctgggaggacttttttcgctttaatggaatttttcgtttacaggaagtctcttctaaatgaaaatctagAATTGGCGGAAAGTAacatccctgatgagcctgcgCGAACTGcacctgctaatctgggacgacactttacggacatgcattgagcccaatATTCACAGAAAGAGACTCAAACAAAACCTCGTCTTTGTGTCACGATTCTTAAACGAgttgcatttatttgttgaacGGAAAGTATTTATTTCGCTTTGTGTAGAGCTATACTATTGATGGCATGAGTGATGAAGAAAGTAACACTCGCTTTTTTGCTCATGAGTCATAAACCATCTAGGAAAGCTTTTTCAAACAGCTTGTTCCAAGACATTAACTGAAGCTAGATTTAGTAAAAAGACTAAAGATTGAGACAAAATTGAGTTAAGGTAGACAACTACGGTACACCAGtaagttttaagaaaaaaaaatcgtaagcatTCATAGAAAAGCTCAAGCTTACGGCGTTTCGATGCAAGGCGAGCACTCTATTTTATCGACAAAACGAATCAAAGTTTTGCTTAGATGTATATGCCCCTATCTGGAATGCGattttgtacatgttttatcATATAACATAGCAAATGTGTGCACCGTTCGGTTGTTGCTTGTAACTAAGGCTAAATTGGTTtccggctcaggtactacttaaaagtaccctgggtactcttaaatTTACTACAATGTGCCCCGGGTGCGGAAATTACGCTTTATGGCACCCGGCCACTCCGGcgtacttttaagtatattttcatttATCAGATGTTAGAGGATTTATCAGCGAATAACATTTTTATCATAATCATGGTTTGAATAATTACCTGTTCTCTCTGGAAGCGAAGCGGTTATATGATTAATCAGTGGTTAGAGTGTTCATCAACGGTAACAATTTATTTGAGTCACGCTCTGGgtaaacgggacttaatgcattgtatggattttgttgttgaaagggagtctattctaaacaaaaatctagtgtTTGCAGAaattgtcgcccctgattagcctgtgcattaagagTCGttttttttccagagcgaggctcacttTTAATAATTGCGGTTTACCTACGAACCTGTTCTCGCTCGGCACATAATAGGCGGCGCCCATCCACACGATGCTCTTTCCGGTTCCGGCCAGGTAATTGTTGAGAGGCACCATGTTGCGGGGACCGCGCTCGGCGAGGATCGACCCCCGGCTGGTACTGTATTCGAGCCCCTTCTCCATGGCGGCAGTGTTTGCTGTACTGCCACACGGAGAAAAAAACGTTTCTGATCAACGATCTGTGAAATCGgtgtttaatgcacgtgcgtaaagtgacgtccagattagcctgtgcagtctgcacaggcacaACCTTTACCGCATTAACTTAATTGTTTTTAAGAAGATACTTACCGGTATTAATACCAAAAATACCACAAATTAGcagagtgtcgtcccttattagcctgtgtggattgcacatgctaaactggggcgacactttacgcacatgcattaacccccgttTTCCAAGATCGAGGCTCATTTACTATTCGTGTATTATTGAACAATTAAATTTGCTTGAatacaaagataaaaaaaacGACTGGCGGGTGTACTGAACACGAGACACATTTCCGCGACGAATTATTCTTTCTCCGAGCAGTTCGCCTAATAAACGTATGCTATAACATTCGCCCATACATTATCTATTTAGAAAGTAAGAAACGTATTATCTCATAGTTTTGGAAACTATAGAGCACCTTTTAGCGAacatactttttttctttaaataaaaaatagattatATAAGTCACATATGTTCATTAATACGCAATTTACCAAATATACAGAACAATTTAGTAGGcagaaaatgttattaaaacggCTGATACCGCTGTATAATAGTCAATGGCAAACGCTAGCGGTTTCTCTACGATAAAGTTATCTTGATAGAAAACATTAATGAACACTTTGCTTCATaaatcttttatttaaggcaagtgtgAACATTTTTATTTACTTAACTACAACTGCATATACCACGTTACACGATTGCATCGAGGTACTTAACTGTCAATATATCGTGTGttttaaatttccaaaaaaatcGTGCAGCTGTGTAACCTTCCTTAAATAAGAATATATGTGTCGCGTggataattacatgttttatcaGGCCTGATAATAAGGACTGAAGGCCAGGCCTGAAAAACTTTGTCCGGGGGTTTTGGGGCCGCCCTGGTAGGGGGGCAAGGGGGGCGAGGCCCCCCGGACGAAAATGATTTTGAGCATTCTAAAACCTATTTGTCAGGCTCTCAGAAAGCCTTTAGACTCTGAATGATTAATCTATTTTATACTGAAAATCAATGCTGTCTGACACATATCTTACATCTCTGGCACATAACTGCTTTTGGGTGTTGGGGGCTCtgtttctgataaaaataaattcaGTATCATTCtctcattaaaacaaacataaatcatttacTTCTGATTATTATAAAGGGGGTTGACAAAGGATACTATCCATGTTGTAAGCTACTTTGAAATGAGCTCGACAATGCCAACATGTGTCAAATAAGATGGACTCCCTGCTAATTGTAATGCTTTCATATGTTATATAAAACATGGACTGTCCGGCGAGCGCATTGGTTGAGGCACTCGCTCCTCACCTAGTTGACCAGTGTTCAATGCCCACTCCCGGCAGCATTTAAGTTTGgatggtggtcaccataccggacaggtcgGTTTTCCGGCTTCCCCCGATATCACAAGGCCACACAAACAATTGAGACATCTAACAGTAACAGCAAAATACCTGGAACTTGCAGCTATCATTTAAagttcgtcccaactttcgtaaGTCTAGCTAGATAgtaaattaggtaggagtgctgagaACACTCAGTGTCCACACATAATGAGAATGGCTCGGAAAGAAACtgataaactttgaaatacaaacacacacgCTTTATATAACACGTGTAAATATAAAAGCCAATTTGTAATATAACTTTTAATGTAACCAGCTCGAAATGAGTACATATCTACCTACGAGTCACAATTGGATTCACATTATACATAAATGATGAATTGAAGTGCCCTCTAGTTTAAGTAAAATGCCGACCTAAATGACAATTCTTTTTGTTTCAACCAATGCACATGTTTAACGCCGAACCGGTGACGCAAAGAGTTTGCCGCGATAAATAACCAAACACTTAAATGGAATgcaagaaaacaaaacaacaaatctATCGACTTACCTTGAAGGGACTAACCAGACGAAGCGACTTATTTACACACACCGGTTAGCATTGACAACGGAAGTAAACAACAGGTGAGGCGGTGTTCAGGTAAACATTGTGGACATTTAATTAAAGGTAAACTCGATGCCTGTTTCAACTTAGTTCGAtacattttgcaaaaacaaatcgCACGCTGCAATCGTGTCTGCGTCTGCATGCAAATAAAATCCAGTTTAACAATGCGAATTTTACACCGACTTCCATTGTCATTCGTTTTAAAATTTAAGCAACTTTCCTCCTCGTAGGGGCTTTAGTTTAAACTTAATGGGGCTGGTATTTCCTGTAAATTTAAAAGAGCAAAACATATGCTTGTTTTTTATATCGAAAAGATTTCTCTTAGTTTGACCTGTTCAAGAAAGGACACGTGTACTTACACATAAAAATATTACGAAACAGATCAAGATGACTATAAGAAGCTTCGACACATTAAAAAATGTCCTCCTCATCCTTCAGGAACTTTGAAATTTAAAACCCaacatgaaataaaattagcctcgctttgggaaaacggggcatattgcatgtgcataaattgtcgtcccaatttagcctgtgcagtctgtacaggaaAATCATGAATGACAGtttcctcttttatggaatatttcttttaaaggaagtctgtctGAACAAAACTCTAGTCTAGACAAAGAGTTTCTTCCCTGATGAGTgtgtgctgactacacaggctaatctgggacaacgattaacgcacatgcattaagcccagttttccaagaacatggCTAAAATAAAATGATAGGCCATCAACTTTCAGCAATGTCGGCTCCACTACCAGGTCCCCACTATTCCACCCCGTCCAACAACTATCTCTCGGGAGATGGCCTCTCCCATGTGTATGAGGGGTCAGGATATTATGTTCCATCGGAGAGAGGAAACTGGATCAAGTATCATGACCACAGGTGAGCTGGGCCAATATTCatcaaacaattcttagacttgcatcttaaaggggccttttcactgatttgggcatgttttgaagtttgtcattaaatgctttatattgataaatgttaacattggatataaaaagcttcagtaaaaaaatcaagattaaaattaaaaaaagaaaaaaaaggtaaccatcagcagggttcgaaccactgacccttggagtaaaaagtctcccacttagaccactcggccatccttccggatacaatggcaggtgtattttatacttcatataaccaatcctcgtagtttcacaaaatataacgacaacaacagaactctccaaaatattaattcatttcgcgttgcaacgctttaaaattttcgggtttttaaatcgtcaaaagatgcatataatggctattttagagcatggtaaatgttcagtattactgttttctcactattatcataactaaaacgaaaatttgcgaatcttaagtaacttttttcaattttgtcaatttacccaaacatgaaaaggcccctttaaaataaagaatattcttaaaattgtaatgtaaaagaatattcttaaaattgTAATGTACCAAAACTCCTCAAAAGTCAAGTCAAGCATGGCAGTTAACACACTGAATTGAATCATTCGTTATGAACGatatgttaactctttcagtgctggaaccgaattttgaaggcctttgcaaacagtttggatccagatgagacgccactggcgtctcatcaggatccaaactgtttgctattctgataatattctttgaaaaaaatcgaagaaaatgctaattttagaaattctgcagatgacattttagcagacgacaaatttcccagcatgcaaagggttaatgagaTCAGCTCCATGTTAAGCATGTATATATGCAAACTCTGAGGTTTATGTGTGAAGCCTAAGTctattcttaaccctttgcatgctgggaaatttgtcgtctgctaaaatgttgtctgctgaatttcttaaattagcattttcttccatttttttcaaagaatactatcagaatagcaaacagttcggatttgatgagacgccacattttgtggcgtctcatctggatccaaactgtttgcaaaggcctttaaaatttggttccagcgcttaaagggttaattcTTTAGTCAAAGAATGGGTCAAGGTAACATCAATGAGGACAGAAAATTTACGGGAGTAATTCAAGCAAATGTTTTTCATGGTCTTTATTTAAAATTTCCC encodes:
- the LOC127854960 gene encoding uncharacterized protein LOC127854960, with translation MEKGLEYSTSRGSILAERGPRNMVPLNNYLAGTGKSIVWMGAAYYVPSENRWIQQHEYRTLPREARRDAIYFESEDDWVAWKDRRDRPSHPSGISMSGYPTAYTGVPVPTLLPSKVNAINRRWSGAGYFTPSSNRWFHDTDSPGLPRESLQFYNEEDWLKFKYMVANPNMRK